A genomic stretch from Orcinus orca chromosome 14, mOrcOrc1.1, whole genome shotgun sequence includes:
- the UBTD1 gene encoding ubiquitin domain-containing protein 1 isoform X1 — protein sequence MGNCVGRQRRERPTAPGHPRKRAGRNEPLKKERLKWKSDYPMTDGQLRSKRDEFWDTAPAFEGRKEIWDALKAAAYAAEANDHELAQAILDGASITLPHGTLCECYDELGNRYQLPIYCLSPPVNLLLEHTEEENLEPPEPTPSVRREFPLKVRLSTGKDVRLSASLPDTVGQLKRQLHTQEGIEPSWQRWFFSGKLLTDRTRLQETKIQKDFVIQVIINQPPPPQD from the exons GACGCAACGAGCCCCTGAAGAAGGAGAGGCTGAAGTGGAAGAGCGACTACCCAATGACCGATGGGCAGCTGCGGAGCAAGAGGGATGAATTCTGGGACACAGCGCCCGCCTTCGAGGGCCGCAAGGAGATCTGGGATGCCCTCAAGGCTGCCGCCTATGCAGCCGAGGCCAACGACCACGAGCTGGCTCAGGCCATCCTGGACGGAGCCAGCATCACCTTGCCACATG GCACCCTCTGTGAATGCTACGATGAGCTGGGCAATCGCTACCAGCTGCCCATCTACTGCCTGTCGCCACCCGTGAACCTGCTTCTGGAGCACACTGAGGAGGAGAACCTGGAGCCCCCCGAGCCCACCCCCAGCGTGCGCCGAGAGTTCCCGCTGAAGGTACGCCTCTCCACGGGCAAGGACGTGAGGCTCAGCGCCAGCCTGCCTGACACGGTGGGGCAGCTCAAGAGGCAGCTGCACACCCAGGAGGGCATCGAGCCATCCTGGCAGCGATGGTTCTTCTCTGGAAAGCTGCTCACAGATCGCACGCGGCTCCAGGAAACCAAGATCCAGAAAGATTTTGTCATCCAGGTCATCATTAACCAGCCCCCGCCGCCCCAGGACTGA
- the UBTD1 gene encoding ubiquitin domain-containing protein 1 isoform X2: MTDGQLRSKRDEFWDTAPAFEGRKEIWDALKAAAYAAEANDHELAQAILDGASITLPHGTLCECYDELGNRYQLPIYCLSPPVNLLLEHTEEENLEPPEPTPSVRREFPLKVRLSTGKDVRLSASLPDTVGQLKRQLHTQEGIEPSWQRWFFSGKLLTDRTRLQETKIQKDFVIQVIINQPPPPQD, from the exons ATGACCGATGGGCAGCTGCGGAGCAAGAGGGATGAATTCTGGGACACAGCGCCCGCCTTCGAGGGCCGCAAGGAGATCTGGGATGCCCTCAAGGCTGCCGCCTATGCAGCCGAGGCCAACGACCACGAGCTGGCTCAGGCCATCCTGGACGGAGCCAGCATCACCTTGCCACATG GCACCCTCTGTGAATGCTACGATGAGCTGGGCAATCGCTACCAGCTGCCCATCTACTGCCTGTCGCCACCCGTGAACCTGCTTCTGGAGCACACTGAGGAGGAGAACCTGGAGCCCCCCGAGCCCACCCCCAGCGTGCGCCGAGAGTTCCCGCTGAAGGTACGCCTCTCCACGGGCAAGGACGTGAGGCTCAGCGCCAGCCTGCCTGACACGGTGGGGCAGCTCAAGAGGCAGCTGCACACCCAGGAGGGCATCGAGCCATCCTGGCAGCGATGGTTCTTCTCTGGAAAGCTGCTCACAGATCGCACGCGGCTCCAGGAAACCAAGATCCAGAAAGATTTTGTCATCCAGGTCATCATTAACCAGCCCCCGCCGCCCCAGGACTGA